A single region of the Pseudomonadota bacterium genome encodes:
- a CDS encoding DMT family transporter has protein sequence MRVRGFDAGNRSSWVLLALFLAVVWSLSGLIFRMVEEADAAQLIFYRGIALSSFLVGLVAFRYRGGTIRAFRAIGGAGLTAGASLGIGSVFFLYAIMNTTIANVSFIIASTPFLAAALAWVVMRERVGSRTLASCGLGLIGVTVMVWEGFAFGGWFGNLAALGCAFLMAGYTVALRRGSQVDMMPAVALSGYIAALTAVTLIDSFAISWHDFLLAALQGVIISALCNTAFAYCARHIPAAELTLLSMLETVLSPFWVWLVIAETPEGATLIGGAVVLAAIGFEALWPLRQRLLRRARSVGR, from the coding sequence ATGAGGGTGCGAGGTTTCGATGCCGGTAACCGGTCAAGCTGGGTGCTTCTGGCGCTCTTCCTGGCGGTCGTCTGGAGTCTGTCGGGCCTGATCTTCCGCATGGTCGAGGAAGCGGACGCGGCCCAGCTTATCTTCTATCGCGGTATTGCGCTCTCGAGCTTTCTGGTCGGCCTGGTCGCGTTTCGGTATCGCGGCGGTACGATCCGGGCGTTCCGCGCCATCGGCGGTGCCGGCCTGACAGCAGGTGCCAGCCTCGGCATCGGTTCGGTCTTCTTCCTCTATGCGATCATGAACACGACGATCGCGAACGTCAGTTTCATCATCGCGTCGACGCCGTTCCTGGCGGCAGCACTCGCCTGGGTCGTGATGCGCGAGCGGGTGGGGTCGCGCACGCTTGCCTCGTGCGGACTGGGTCTGATCGGCGTCACCGTTATGGTGTGGGAGGGTTTTGCCTTTGGCGGTTGGTTCGGCAACCTGGCCGCGCTGGGCTGCGCGTTCCTGATGGCCGGCTATACGGTGGCGCTGAGGCGCGGCAGCCAGGTCGACATGATGCCGGCGGTCGCGTTGAGCGGGTACATCGCCGCCCTGACCGCCGTGACCTTGATCGACAGCTTCGCGATCAGCTGGCACGACTTTCTTTTGGCCGCGCTGCAGGGCGTCATTATCAGCGCGCTGTGCAACACCGCCTTTGCCTACTGCGCGCGCCACATCCCGGCGGCCGAGCTCACCCTTCTCTCGATGCTGGAGACCGTGCTGTCGCCGTTCTGGGTCTGGCTGGTCATCGCCGAGACACCGGAAGGCGCGACGCTGATCGGCGGCGCCGTCGTGTTGGCCGCAATCGGTTTCGAGGCGCTGTGGCCACTGCGCCAACGCTTGCTGCGGCGCGCGCGCAGTGTCGGGCGGTAG
- a CDS encoding amino acid permease: MTIEPAVNRRREGAASSAHGGGRAADGPPHALGVWSCTALVIGNIVGAGFFLVPAALAPYGAVALIGWVVIAVGALSLGIVFVRLSRLMPETGGPYAYVRSAFGDFAGFLAAWGYWIAIWASLPAIALAIVDYMHVFVPGFGDVPLSNTIIALIAMWAVALANMLGVKEAGRIQLILVGTKLVPLLAVSLLGLLWVDWGQFTPINPSSMPFFLALSATAPLIMFAFAGMESATVPASDVKNPRRTIAIATIAGTLTAVVIYVTGTMSTMGIIGLDALAKSNAPFADAATDIWGPVAGYIMAAAVILSSLAALNGWTLLMSQVPLAASRHGLLPKIFSELNRNGVAAKGIALSVSLSTAILLMQVSGAKALIEIYDFIVDLSMTVYMVPFVFCCFAEGVILRNLGRDVSVMGTRRHLPIAMLAFVFSMWTIYGSGPQAALWGLLLLLLGVPVYVKLKTGLQAVASQPGED; encoded by the coding sequence GTGACGATTGAACCGGCCGTTAATCGGAGGCGGGAAGGCGCGGCCTCCTCCGCACATGGCGGGGGCAGGGCGGCCGACGGGCCGCCGCACGCGCTCGGCGTGTGGTCGTGCACGGCGCTCGTCATCGGCAACATTGTCGGTGCCGGTTTCTTCCTGGTCCCCGCCGCGCTGGCGCCTTACGGCGCGGTTGCGCTGATCGGCTGGGTTGTCATCGCGGTCGGCGCCCTGTCGCTGGGCATCGTCTTCGTCCGGCTCAGCCGCCTGATGCCGGAGACCGGCGGGCCTTACGCATACGTACGCAGCGCCTTCGGCGACTTCGCCGGGTTCCTGGCGGCATGGGGCTATTGGATCGCGATCTGGGCGTCGTTGCCGGCGATCGCGCTGGCGATCGTCGATTACATGCATGTCTTCGTGCCGGGTTTCGGCGACGTCCCCCTTTCCAACACGATAATCGCACTGATCGCCATGTGGGCCGTCGCCCTGGCCAACATGCTGGGCGTCAAGGAAGCCGGCCGCATCCAGCTTATCCTTGTCGGCACCAAACTGGTGCCGCTGCTCGCCGTGTCGCTGCTTGGCCTCTTATGGGTGGACTGGGGTCAGTTTACGCCGATCAATCCGTCGTCGATGCCGTTCTTCCTGGCGCTCTCGGCGACGGCGCCGCTTATCATGTTCGCGTTCGCGGGCATGGAGTCGGCGACCGTTCCGGCCAGCGACGTCAAGAACCCGCGACGCACCATCGCGATCGCAACCATCGCCGGCACGCTGACCGCGGTCGTCATCTACGTCACCGGCACCATGTCGACGATGGGGATCATCGGGCTCGACGCGCTTGCCAAGTCGAATGCGCCGTTCGCCGATGCGGCGACCGACATATGGGGACCGGTCGCCGGCTACATCATGGCCGCGGCCGTGATCCTCTCGTCGCTCGCGGCGCTGAATGGCTGGACGCTGTTGATGTCGCAGGTGCCGCTGGCCGCCTCGCGCCATGGCTTGTTGCCGAAGATCTTCAGCGAGCTCAACCGTAACGGCGTGGCGGCCAAGGGCATTGCGCTCTCCGTCAGCCTGTCGACTGCGATCCTTTTGATGCAGGTGTCGGGCGCCAAGGCGCTGATCGAGATCTACGACTTCATCGTCGACCTCTCCATGACCGTCTACATGGTGCCCTTCGTCTTCTGTTGCTTCGCCGAGGGCGTCATCCTGCGCAACCTGGGCCGGGATGTCAGCGTCATGGGGACGCGCCGACATCTGCCGATTGCCATGCTCGCCTTCGTGTTCTCCATGTGGACGATCTACGGTTCCGGCCCCCAGGCGGCCTTGTGGGGACTGCTCCTGTTGCTCCTCGGCGTTCCCGTCTACGTCAAACTCAAAACCGGCCTGCAGGCCGTGGCCAGCCAGCCGGGCGAGGACTGA